The genomic interval TCGATCACCCGGCGGTGAAATTGATCGGCGTTGCGCCGGGGCTCCAGTCCGCTGATCGCGAGATGCAGCTGGCCCCGGGCAAGCCGCGTGAAAAAATCACCCGGGTGCGAATAGATCTCCAGGTCCATGCCGGGGGCATCGCGGCGCACCACCGAAACCATATCGCCCAGATAAATGCTCGCCTCCAGATCCAGGCAGCCCAATCGAATGGAACCACTGGCCCGGGCAGGATCAAAACTCGTGGCCGACACCAGCTGATGGATCTCCCCGAGGACGCGATCCAGTGGCTCCTGCAGGTGCATGGCCCGATCGGTGAGGGAAAGCCCGTCGGGACCCCGCACCAGCAAAGGATCATCAAAAACCTCGCGCAGGCGCTTCAGTGAGCGACTGACCGCTGGCTGGCTCATGCCCAGCTGCTCTGCCGCCCGGCTGACATGCTGGGCAGCCAGTAGGGCCCGGAGTATCACCAGCAAGTTGAGATCCAGAGCTCGGAGATCCACTTGGCGCATGCCCGTGATGTTAATTATTTATTTTACGCATCAAAAGACCCTAGCCTATGCTGACCGCTGATATCTACGAAAAGGAGCAATGGCATGGCAAATATTCTCGTTCTCTATTACTCGATGTATGGCCACATGGAGACCATGGCCCATCGCGTGGCCGATGGCGCCCGGGCGGTCGAAGGCACGACGGTTACCGTCAAGCGGGTACCGGAGACCATGGACGACCAGGCCTTCGAAGCAGCCGGTGGGAAGGCCGATCAGGAAGCCCCCGTGGCCCGACCGGACGAACTGGCCGATTACGATGCGATAATTTTTGGCACTCCGACGCGTTTCGGGAATATGTGCGGCCAGATGCGGACGTTCCTGGATCAGACAGGGGGTCTGTGGGCCAGCGGCGCTCTCGCCGGCAAAGTCGCCAGCGTGTTCACTTCCACGGGCACCCGGGGCGGCGAGGAGCAGACCATTACCTCAACCTGGTTGACGCTGGCCCATCACGGGATGGTGCTGGTACCCCTGGGTTATACCAATCCGGTGCAGTTTGATATCTCGAAGGTGAGCGGTGGCAATCCGTACGGTGCTGCCACCATCGCGGGTGCGGATGGCTCCCGCCAGCCCGATGACCGCGAGCTGGAAATCGCCCGCCACCAGGGCGAGCGTGTGGCGCAGATCACCCGCAAACTCCACGGCTAGGCGATTGATCCAGGCCGGGCCCGGCCTACCAGTGACCGGTGCCCGGCTCCCCTTTCCAGGGGCCGACCAGTTCCGGGGTAACCCAGCCGCCGTAATACCGACCCGACTGGGCTTCGACTGGCTGGCCATCCACGACACAATCCAGTTTTTCGGGGTAGCAGGAAAACCAGCCGGCAATCGCTTCGGCGCCGCTCAGTGGTGAACGGTAAGTCCAGACCGCCGCTTCGATGACGCCATCCGCACACACCACATCAAAGTAATTGGCTTCGCCTTTCCACTCGCAAAAAGTGCGATGCTCTGAAGGACGGAGTCGGTGGGAATGAAAAGCTTCCGGAGGCAGATAAAACGCCGGCGGGCTGCCCGTTTCCAGCGCCCGAATGGAATGGGAGCTGTGAGCCAGCTGTTCACCACTGGCCCACACCACCACCGGGCGTGAATCAGGGACATAAGCCGGTGGCCGGGGGTAATCCCAAACCGATTCCTGCTGCGGCCCCGGCACTACGGCAAAGTCGGGGCGGGACTGACCCCGGTAGGACCAGGCCGCCCGGCGGGCGTCGAGATCTCGATCGCTCATGGCAACCCTCGCCGGCTTTTTAATAGATGGCGCGCCCGGGAGGATTAGCTCGGCCCTCCGGGCCTCGTGCTCTCGCGCTGCGCGCTCGGGTCGAACCCCTATTCGCTTGTTGGGGGTTCGAACCCTCCTCCGGGTATCTATTAAAAAACCGGCTTGCAGCCGGCTTTTTAATAGATGGCGCGCCCGGGAGGATTAGCTCGGCCCTCCGGGCCTCGTGCTCTCGCGCTGCGCGCTCGGGTCGAACCCCTATTCGCTTGTTGGGGGTTCGAACCCTCCTCCGGGTATCTATTAAAAACCGGCTTGCAGTACTTTTAATAGATGGCGCGCCCGGAGGATTAGCTCGGCCCTCCGGGCCTCGTGCTCTCGCGCTGCGCGCTCGGGTCGAACCCCTATTCGCTTGTTGGGGGTTCGAACCCTCCTCCGGGTATCTATTAAAAAACCGGCTTGCAGCCGGCTTTTTAATAGATGGCGCGCCCGGGAGGATTCGAACCCCCAACCTCCTGATCCGTAGTCAGGTGCTCTATCCAGTTGAGCTACAGGCGCTTTGCGAGGAGCGCGAATTATGGGGGCTTTGTAGATGGTGGTCAAGCGGATACCCTGTCCACAGCAACATCCCCAACCGCGTGCGGAATTGATGGACATGGAGAAATTGTTATATTATTACACTAGAAATTTCGCACTGGGCCTCGCTCTGGGAATCAGCGTGTTGGCGGGTCAGGCCGCTGCTCATC from Spiribacter sp. 2438 carries:
- a CDS encoding DUF427 domain-containing protein produces the protein MSDRDLDARRAAWSYRGQSRPDFAVVPGPQQESVWDYPRPPAYVPDSRPVVVWASGEQLAHSSHSIRALETGSPPAFYLPPEAFHSHRLRPSEHRTFCEWKGEANYFDVVCADGVIEAAVWTYRSPLSGAEAIAGWFSCYPEKLDCVVDGQPVEAQSGRYYGGWVTPELVGPWKGEPGTGHW
- a CDS encoding LysR family transcriptional regulator, with translation MDLRALDLNLLVILRALLAAQHVSRAAEQLGMSQPAVSRSLKRLREVFDDPLLVRGPDGLSLTDRAMHLQEPLDRVLGEIHQLVSATSFDPARASGSIRLGCLDLEASIYLGDMVSVVRRDAPGMDLEIYSHPGDFFTRLARGQLHLAISGLEPRRNADQFHRRVIDRTWSECLMSAKHPLASGEMTLSRFLDANHGIVSITGEGPALMDDQLRRLGRSRRVMVRLSSFFNVPDACLDSDVIFSLPHRMARRLSQHGGIVRRPLPDELRAGGFPMYLYWHARHHADAMHRWLRQTVVSELLGDLED
- the wrbA gene encoding NAD(P)H:quinone oxidoreductase, which produces MANILVLYYSMYGHMETMAHRVADGARAVEGTTVTVKRVPETMDDQAFEAAGGKADQEAPVARPDELADYDAIIFGTPTRFGNMCGQMRTFLDQTGGLWASGALAGKVASVFTSTGTRGGEEQTITSTWLTLAHHGMVLVPLGYTNPVQFDISKVSGGNPYGAATIAGADGSRQPDDRELEIARHQGERVAQITRKLHG